A window of Mycobacterium bourgelatii genomic DNA:
ACTCCCGCAACGAAATCCCGCGCCGCCGGGTCGCTGAAGGCATACGTCAGCGCCTCGGTCATCACCAGCCCGACCGCACCGGCCTTGCGGGTGCGCAATGATCGCGCCACCGGATCGGGTCCGGCGTAGCCCATCCGCTTCGCCGTCGCGAGCACCCGCTCCCGCAGCTCGGGGGAAAGCTGGTCCGGGCGGTTGAATGCGTTGGAGATGGTAGTGCGCGACACCTTGAGCTCGGCGGCCAACGACGCCAACGTCGTATGCCTCCGCGGTGTCGGACTCACGCTCGCTGAGGCTACAACGGGTCCACGTGCAGGGCACGCGATGTCTCGCCCGATTTTCTAATGGAAACCATTTTCATTAATATTGGCCGGTGCGAACCCTCGTCTGCCTACTGTGCGTCGCGTTCCTGACGGCGTGCGGCTGGGGCGGATCTACGGGCGCAAGCTCGCATCCAGGAGCGGCCGTCCTGGTGGCGTCCACCGACGTGTGGGGCAGCGTGGCACGTGCCGTCGCCGGTGGGCACGTCAGCGTCAAATCCATCCTCAGCGGCGCCAACGCCGATCCGCACTCCTATCAGGTCAGCGCGGCGGACGCCGCGGCGATCGCGGATGCCGACCTGGTGGTCTACAACGGCGGCGGCTACGACCCCTGGGTCGACCGGGTACTGGCCGGGCACCCCGAAATCCAGTCCGTTGATGCGTTTTCCCTGCTGGGACCGCAGGCCGGAGCACCCGACGAGCACGTGTTCTACAACTTGAGCGTTGCCAAGGAGGTGGCCGCCACGATCGCCGACCGACTGGCGACCATCGATCCCGCCAACGCCGCGGACTACCGGGCCAACGCCGCCGAATTCGGGCATGGCGCCGACGCGATCGCCACTTCCCAACGCGCCATCGCCACCGCCTACCCGGCCGCTGGGGTGATCGCGACCGAGCCCGTCGTCAACTATCTGCTGGCGGCGGCCGGGCTGGTCAACCGAACCCCGGCCTCCTTCGCGGCCGCCTCCGAGCACGACAGTGACCCGTCCCCCGCCGACATGGCATCGGTTTTGGACCTGATCGACCGCCGCGAAGTCGCGGCGTTGCTGGTCAACCCGCAGACCTCGAACGCCGCGATCCATAACCTGCAGGAAGCCGCCCACCGCGCCGGGGTGCCGGTGGCGGAAGTGACCGAGACCCTGCCCGCCGGCACCGACTACCTGACCTGGCAACGCAATACCGTCGAACAGCTGACGGCCGCGCTGCGGTCGGCCGGCTGAGCCGCAGGCATTCATGGACCACCGGGTGGTGGAGCTGACCGGCGCGCGACTCGCGTTCGGTGAGCGGGTGCTCTGGGACCACCTGGACCTGTCGGTCGCGCCCGGCGAGTTGATCGCGGTGTTGGGTCCCAACGGCACCGGAAAGACATCGCTGCTCAAGGTGCTGCTCGGGCAGCTGGCGCTCGATGCCGGCACCTTCTCGGTGGACGGCGCGCGCATCGGCTATGTACCGCAACACCATCCGATTGATCGCGAAGTGATGCTGCGCGGGCGCGATCTGGTCACGCTGGGTGTCGACGGGCATCGCTGGGGTGCCACGCCGCTGCGGTCCGGCGGGCGTGCCGGCCGCCGCGAGGCGGTGCGGCAGGCGCTGCGACAGGTCAACGGCGAGCAACTGGCCGATGTCCGGGTGGGCCTGATGTCGGGCGGGGAATTGCAGCGGATACGCATCGCCCAAGCGCTGGCCAGCGATCCGACCCTGATGCTGTGCGACGAACCGCTGCTGACGTTAGATCCGGCCCATGCCCGCCTGATCGCGGCGCTGATCGACCGCCGCCGGCGGGAAGCCGGTACCGCGGTCATCGTTGTGACGCATGAGATCCACCCGTTCCTGCCGTACCTGGACCGGGTGCTCTACCTGGTCGACGGCAGGTTCGAGATCGGCACCGTCGAGCAGGTGATGACCACCGAGACGCTGTCCCGCCTTTACCGGGCCGACATCGAAGTGGTGAAGGTCAAGGGGCACTACGTCATCGTCGGCGAGGCGGCCACCGAAACCACGGGTAACCATGGGTAACGATGGGTAACGCCACGTGAACGAGCGCCTTGCCGAGATGTTGCACCAGTTGTTCGCGTTCGACGTCACCGCGCACCTGCTTCAGCACGACTTCGTCCAGCAAGCACTGGTGGCCGCGGCGCTGCTGGGGTTGGTGGCCGGGTTGATCGGACCCTTCATCGTGATGCGCCAAATGTCGTTCGCCGTACATGGTTCCAGCGAACTGTCGCTCACCGGAGCGGCGTTCGCCTTGTTGGCCGGGTTTCAGGTGGGCGTGGGCGCGCTGGTGGGCAGTGCTCTGGCGGCGGC
This region includes:
- a CDS encoding metal ABC transporter solute-binding protein, Zn/Mn family; this encodes MCVAFLTACGWGGSTGASSHPGAAVLVASTDVWGSVARAVAGGHVSVKSILSGANADPHSYQVSAADAAAIADADLVVYNGGGYDPWVDRVLAGHPEIQSVDAFSLLGPQAGAPDEHVFYNLSVAKEVAATIADRLATIDPANAADYRANAAEFGHGADAIATSQRAIATAYPAAGVIATEPVVNYLLAAAGLVNRTPASFAAASEHDSDPSPADMASVLDLIDRREVAALLVNPQTSNAAIHNLQEAAHRAGVPVAEVTETLPAGTDYLTWQRNTVEQLTAALRSAG
- a CDS encoding metal ABC transporter ATP-binding protein, yielding MDHRVVELTGARLAFGERVLWDHLDLSVAPGELIAVLGPNGTGKTSLLKVLLGQLALDAGTFSVDGARIGYVPQHHPIDREVMLRGRDLVTLGVDGHRWGATPLRSGGRAGRREAVRQALRQVNGEQLADVRVGLMSGGELQRIRIAQALASDPTLMLCDEPLLTLDPAHARLIAALIDRRRREAGTAVIVVTHEIHPFLPYLDRVLYLVDGRFEIGTVEQVMTTETLSRLYRADIEVVKVKGHYVIVGEAATETTGNHG